Below is a window of Pseudomonas sp. B21-040 DNA.
TGGTCGACAACGAAGCACATCCAAACGCCAACGGCGCCAATAGCCTCACCGAGAACTTCAACGTGGTGGCCACGGACGGCGACGGCAGCACTGCGTCGGGTCAGATCAACGTCAACATTGTCGATGACTTGCCTACCGCTGCCCCGAACACCGCCAACGCGGCCGAAGGTTCAACGGTCAACATCAGCGTCCTGGGCAACGATGTCCTCGGCGCCGATGGTGCCGCAGTGGGTGGGGCGGTGGTGGGTGTACGGGCCGGCGGCAACACAGGGACCCCGGCGAGCGGGGGAGTGGGCCTCAATATCAATGGCACCTACGGCTACCTGACCCTGGATGCGGCCGGTAACGCCGTGTACCACAGCAACCCGAACTCAGTGGGTGAAGCAGGTGCCACCGACACGTTCACCTACACCATTCGCGATTCCGATGGCGACGAAAGCACCACCACCATCACCATCAATATCACCGACACGAGCCTCAAAGCGGTGATTGACCAGGACGTGACGGTCTACGAAAAAGCCCTCGACCTGAACCAGGACGGTCAGGACCTGGCGGCGGGCACTGTCACCGGCAGCGACCCGGGCAACACCGGGGAAACCGCCGCCGGTACGCTGGTCGGTTCGGTCACCGGCGGCATCGGCGGGCTCACCTACAGCCTGGTCGGCAGCGCCACTGGCTCGTACGGGCAGATCCTGCTCAACGCCAACGGCACTTACACCTATACGCTCACCTCGGCGCCCAAAACCTCGCCGAACGCCAATGACGGGCCAAACACCCTGAGTGAAAGCTTCACCTACAAAGCCACCGATGCCGCGGGCAACAGCGTCACCAGCACCATCATCGTCAACATTGTCGATGACGTGCCCACAGCGGTGGCCTCGGATCGCTCGGTGGCAGCGGTGGAGATCGACTCCAACATTCTGATCGTGCTCGACATCTCCGGCAGTATGGCCGACGACTCCGGCGTGCCGGGCCTGTCGCGGCTGGAGTTGGCCAAGCAGGCCATCAGCGCCTTGCTCGACAAATACGATGACCTGGGCGATGTGAAAGTGCAGCTTGTCACCTTCAGCAGCACCGCCTCTGACAGGACGTCGGTGTGGGTCGACGTGGCAACCGCCAAGACACTGCTTGCCGGGCTGTCCGCGGGCGGTGGCACCAACTACGATGCTGCCGTGGCAATGCTTCAGACAGCGTTCAATACGTCCGGCAAACTGACCGGTGCGCAGAACGTCGGGTACTTCTTCTCGGATGGCAAACCGACCACCGGCCAGGACATCGGTGCGTCGGACGAGGCAACGTTGAAAGCCTTCCTCGACGCCAACGGCATCAAGAACTATGCGATCGGCCTGGGCAGCGGCGTGAGCAACGCCAACCTCAACCCGATCGCCTATGACGGCAGCACCCACACCGACAACAACGCGGTGGTGGTAACCGACCTCAACCAACTCAACTCGGTGCTCTCGGGCACAGTGGTCGGCGCGCCGGTCACCGGTACGCTGCTGGAGGGCGGCACATTCGGCGCTGATGGCGGCTTCATCAAAACCCTTACGGTTGACGGCACCACGTACACCTTCGACCCTAAAGGCAACACCAACCAGGGTTCGCTGACCTTCAGTGGCGGCGTCAACCACGGCACGTTCAACACGGTGAACAACAGCATCAGTATCGCCACCAACAATGGCGGCACGCTGGTGGTTAACCTCGACACCGGTGAATACACCTACACCTCGCAAAAATTCACGTCGGTGGTGATCACCGAAAACATCGGCTTCACCGTCAGCGACAACGACGGCGACCTGGCCAGCTCCACGCTGACGGTCAAAGTCATTCCGAACGCGGCACCGGTGGCCGTCGATGACCACATCATCACCAACGTGATGTCGGGCAATATCGTGGTGCCGGGCGAGTTGCTGCTGGCCAACGACACCGATGCCGACAAGGATCCGCTGACCGCATCGCCCACCAACTTCGCTACCGGTTGGGTGGCCAAGGGCGCGGACTTCACCGGCACCGGCGCGATCAATTTCAAAGGCACCAATGACACCGCGGCCAACCAGAACCTGGCCGACGTGCGCAATGCCTTTGCGGGCAACACTGCGGCGATGACGGCATTGCTGGTGGTCAGCGGTTATCTGGGGCAGGTGACTGGCAACAACGCCAACGATGAAGACCTCATCACCGTGAAGCTGAAAGCGGGTGAAACCCTCAATCTGGATCACAACCTGGCGGCCGGGCACATCACCATGGAGTACTCCCTCAATGGCGGCGCCTTCATCGGCATCGGGGACGGAGAGACGATCACCGCCTCGGCGGATGGGACCTACCGGATCCACATCACCAACATCGAAAACACCAGTGGCGGCAACGCCAAAGGAGACGAAAACTACCAGTTGACCATGTCCGTCAACTACGCCGGCGCCCATGACAGCACACCGGACGCCCACGGCACCTACACCGCCAGCGACAACCACGGCGGCAGCGACACCGCGGCCGTGACCATCACCTACCAGGACGGCCACACCCTCACCGGCACCGCGGGCGACGACGTCATGGTGGCGGGCACCGGCAACAACATCATCAACGCTGGCGACGGCAACGACGTGCTCACCGCTGGCACCGGCAACAACGAACTGCATGGCGGCGCTGGCAATGACTTGCTGTTCAGCGGCACGGGCAATGACCTGCTCGACGGCGGCACGGGTATTGACACCGTGAATTACACCCACGCCACTGCCGGGGTCACGGTTGACCTGAGCTTGCTCACCCCGCAAAACACAGGAGGCGCTGGCACTGACACCCTCACCGGCATCGAAAACCTGGTCGGCTCCAATTTCAATGATGCCCTCACGGGTGACAACAACAGCAACGTCATCAACGGCGGGTTGGGCGACGACATCCTCAAGGGTGGCGGTGGTGACGACTTCATGATTGGCGGGTTGGGTAACAACACCCTCACGGGCGGGGCAGGGGCCGACACCTTCCAGTGGCTCAAAGGCAACAGCGGCCACGACGTCGTCACCGACTTCACCCCAGGCACCGACAAACTCGATTTGTCGCAACTGTTGCAAGGTGAAAACAGCACCACGGCCTCGCTGGATGACTACCTGCATTTCAAAGTGGTCGGCAGCGGCGCCTCGGTCATCACCAGCATTGATGTCAGCGCCATGGCCGGCGCCACACCGAACCAGACCATCGACCTGGCGGGCGTCGACCTCGCCAGCCACTACGGTGTCACGCCGGGGGCGGGCGGTGTGGTGGCCGGGGGGCATGACACGGCGACCATCATCACCGGCATGCTCAACGACCATTCGTTGAAGGTGGACACCGTGTGACCTGACGTCTGAAACGACAAAACCCGCCATTCCTGGGTAAGGAATGGCGGGTTTTTTGTTGTCCGTTCGGTACAGAGACTTCGTTAGCCTTGCGGGTCGACGTTATCCAGCATCCGGTTCACTGCCAGTTCACCCAACATCACGGAGTGTTGAATGCCGAGCAGGGTGTGGCGCTGTGTACCGTTCAGTTGCCCGGCGAAATCGCTCAGCATGACGCTGGCGGACGCCAATGACTCACAGGCGTTGACCAGCAAGGTTTCGTCATCGGTCTCGGGAGCAATGAAGAAAATGGTGCTGGGCTTGCGCGGCGTGTCTTTGGGAATGACCGGTTTGAGGTAGTAATCGAGGGCGCGGTCGACGGCGTTGTTGAGCTTTTTGGAATCGGTGGATTCGTAGGGGGAAACGTCGTCGGTTTCGGGTGGGTTGGGTGTGATTTTGAACATGGTGAAACTCCTACAGAAAATGGAGCCACCAATACTTGTCGCTAAACAAGTGAGGGTGGCGGCTGCACGCAGGTTAGCGAACCGGGTGTAGGCGCCCGGCAGATCCAAAGATCTCCCGCGCACAGCCGCCATGACAACAATCGCAAACATGAACTGTCTGCAAGAGTGTTTGGAGCGCTGTTGCGCCTACAAAGGTTCGGGTCGCTAAACCCGATCGCTGATTCGTCAGCGACCGGGAAACAATAGAGCCCGGCCCTTAGGCGCACAAGCCGGCGGATTCTGGCGCAGTCGTAGGCAGCGGCGCAAGGATGTGTAGCCTGAGAGAGTGTCTGGAGGTGTCTTTTAAACACTGGTATTTAATGTTGTCTCAGGTCACGGAGCGGGTGCAGGACGGATAAATAAATACGTCCCCTTTGTCGTTGCCAACGCCAGATTCACCGCAACGTCTAACGGATACAGACTGCAAAAATGTTCCATCCATGATTACCAGTCTCTACGTACCAACCAGAAAAATCTCTTATCAATACAGCTTTCTGCGTAAAAATGGGGGCTGCGCACCAGTAAAAGCCAAAATCGTCGGGGTCGTCGTCGTATATAGTGGTACTAAATTTATCCAGCACCCGGAGATGCTGAATGCGGTCAATGGGACTAGCACCTGATACGGATTGAAACCAGGTTGCGACTCCACTGATCTGCATATACGTGGCACTGCGATACAGTCTCTTGACATTTGTAACCGTCACATCAAATGAAGCGGATTGGCCGGTTGTATCGCTGACTGTGATTTTAGTCGAGCCGTTCTCCAGGCTACGAACTACTCCATTGCCATCAACCGAGGCAATTTGAGCATCAGATGATGTGTAAGTGAAGGGAGGAGCGCCACCCGAAGCTGCCCGATTTGCAGTGGTACCAACGGGGTCTATTCCTGAGAGAACCCAGGGCAGGCCTGAGTCTTTGATTGAGAAGTTCAGCCCGGATAGCGCGAGTGGAGAAGTATCAACAATTAGCCCGGACGCCACAGTCAAGGTACGCACATTCGAATAGGTTGGTGCGCTGTGATAAAGCGATAGCGCGTACAAGCGACGTGCACCGACCGCTACGCTGATGATGAGTTCCCAGTCGCCGGTGGTTGGATGGGCGGTTACTTTCCCTTTGGAGACTGCACCTGGATCATCACCCTCAAAAATCTCGACTTGCTGGTCGTTGCTTGCCTTGCCTTTGAGTTTCAAGGTGGTGCTGGTCGTGGTTCCCGCCTCTGGAATCTCCTTGCCGCTATCGTCTTGCACGTTGGTGAGCGTCGGGACTATCACAGCGACAACGGTAAGGGTGCGCTCCGCCGAAACCTGGCCCGTGCCGTAAAGCGCCTTGGCGGTAAAACGGTGCTCCGCCACCGCCAGGCCGCTGACGGTCAGGGTCCAGATGCCCGTTGTCGGATCGGCGATGGGCTGATCTTTGGACACGGTGCCGTCGAGTACATCGACTTTCTGACCTTTACTGGCCGTACCGGTCAGCACCACGCTGGTCTCGACGGTGTTGCTGCCGTCGGCGATCTCGTCGTTACTGGGCGAGCCTTTCACCGTGGTAATGGTCGGGGCTACAACCGCGACCACCGTGAGGGTGCGCTCCGCCGAAACCTGGCCCGAGCCGTAAAGCGCCTTGGCGGTAAAACGGTGCTCCGCCACCGCCAGGCCGCTGACGGTCAGGGTCCAGATGCCCGTTGTCGGATCGGCGATGGGCTGATCTTTGGACACGGTGCCGTCGAGTACATCGACTTTCTGACCTTTACTGGCCGTACCGGTCAGCACCACGCTGGTCTCGACGGTGTTGCTGCCGTCGGCGATCTCGTCGTTACTGGGCGAGCCTTTCACCGTGGTAATGGTCGGGGCTACAACCGCGACCACCGTGAGGGTGCGCTCCGCCGAAACCTGGCCCGAACCGTAAAGTGCCTTCGCGGTAAAACGGTGCGCCGCCACCGCCAGACCCGCGACGGTCAGGGTCCAGATGCCCGTTGTCGGATCGGCGATGGGCTGATCTTTGGACACGGTGCCGTCGAGTACATCGACTTTCTGACCTTTACTGGCCGTACCGGTCAGCACCACGATGGTCTCGACGGTGTTGCTGCCTTCTGGAATCTCGTCGTTACTGGGCGAGCCTTTCACCGTGGTAATGATCGGGGCTACAACCGCGACCACCGTGAGGGTTCGCGCTGCTGAAACCTGGCCCGAACCGTAAAGTGCCTTCGCGGTAAAACTGTGCGCCGCCACCGCCAGGCCGCTGACGGTCAGGGTCCAGATGCCCGTTGTCGGATCGGCGATGGGCTGATCTTTGGACACGGTGCCGTCGAGTACATCGACTTTCTGACCTTTACTGGCCGTACCGGTCAGCACCACGATGGTCTCGACGGTGTTGCTGCCTTCTGGAATCTCGTCGTTGCTGGGCGAGCCTTTCACCGTGGTAATGGTCGGGGCTACAACCGCGACCACCGTGAGGGTGCGCGCTGCTGAAACCTGGCCCGAACCGTAAAGTGCCTTCGCGGTAAAACTGTGCTCCGCCACCGCCAGGCCGCTGACGGTCAGGGTCCAGATGCCCGTTGTCGGATCGGCGATGGGCTGATCTTTGGACACGGTGCCGTCGAGTACATCGACTTTCTGACCTTTACTGGCCGTACCGGTCAGCACCACGATGGTCTCGACGGTGTTGCTGCCGTCGGCGATCTCGTCGTTACTGGGCGAGCCTTTCACCGAGTCAATGGTCGGAGGATCCAGGCTCACCGCTTCACCGACAATGAACTCCAACAGATTCGAATAACTGTATTTTCCTGTCACGTTCCGCAAGATCCGGTAGCTCGCCGTTATCTTCTTCCCACGATTGGGTTCGATGTGGTCGGTCACGAACTGAACGTTGAGGGCGAAGTTCACGTCCCTGTCCTTGGAGAGCGCATTGAGGGTAATCGAGTCCTCTTTCTTGCCGGTCACCTCCCCGAGCCAGGTGTAAGTCACGACGTCTCCGGACACGGTCGGGGTCGCGATCGGCCTCGGCGCGGTCAGTTTTCCGATGCCTCCGGGCAGTTCGTCGGGCTCTAGCGCGCCATCCACTTCACCGAGAACAATCGGTTTGACCAGTTCGAATTGCGCTTCACCCACGTTCAACAGCGCCGCATGCTGTGAACCACGACGGACGATGGTGCCGTTGTCATCGCTGAGCAGGTTGTAAGAAAGATCCAGGGTGCCGCCGTCGAGGGTCTTGAGGTGCTTGCCCTCGACAACGATGACGAAACCATCGGGGTCATTGGCTTCATCCGTGCTGGGGACGAACCACTCCAGTTCGGGGTCGTACGTGGTGAGGTCCTGCCGGGTGCCGAACCATTTGAGTTCTATCCCATTCTCGGCGGTGATCAGCGGGTCATGAGGAATGCGAATGCGGGTGCCGGCCAGATCGGGATCGAGTGCTCCACTCGTTGCGTCCAGAGCGATGGGCGCGGCCAGGCGTTTGGCTTCACCGATGATGTTGATGAAGCGGCCCTTGGAGCGATTGACGATCGTGCCGGAACGCTCCGGTACGTAGGAAAACACCCCTTGGGTTTTTGCCAGCGCACGGGCGCCCGCGTTGTCGAGCAACACTTCGACCACGGTCGGTGGTTTCTTCTCGATGGCTTGGCGCACAGTGATGTTG
It encodes the following:
- a CDS encoding Ig-like domain-containing protein, whose product is MVVGGVAAGFPQSIVTPLGSTLTITGFDATTGVVSYSYTLVDNEAHPTANGANTLSEQFAVTVVDDNGTTANANLDVNIVDDLPKGVDDSNAGTASETLLTLNGNVLTNDVQGADRVPTGPNAGPITAGTFTGTYGTLVLNANGTYTYTLNTSDADFKALHGNGDGTENFTYTITDSDGDTSTATLVLQIHNNDDPVTIDGLNVNGGELTVYEKNLSDGSNPNTPALTQNGTFTITALDGVQTLDIGGLHVVVGGVAAGFPQSIVTPLGSTLTITGFDATTGVVSYSYTLVDNEAHPTANGANTLSEQFAVTVVDDNGTTANANLDVNIVDDLPKGVNDSNAGTASETLLTLNGNVLTNDVQGADRVPTGPNAGPITAGTFTGTYGTLVLNANGTYTYTLNTSDADFKALHGNGNGTENFTYTITDSDGDTSTATLVLQIHNNDDPVTIDGLNVNGGELTVYEKNLSDGSNPNTPALTQNGTFTITALDGVQTLDIGGLHVVVGGVAAGFPQSIVTPLGSTLTITGFDATTGVVSYSYTLVDNEAHPTANGANTLSEQFAVTVVDDNGTTANANLDVNIVDDLPKGVNDSNAGTASETLLTLNGNVLTNDVQGADRVPTGPNAGPITAGTFTGTYGTLVLNANGTYTYTLNTSDADFKALHGNGNGTETFTYTITDADGDTSTANLVLNIHNNDDPVTISGLDVYGGELTVYEKNLSDGSNPNTPALTQNGTFTITALDGVQTLDIGGLHVVVGGVAAGFPQSIVTPLGSTLTITGFDATTGVVSYSYTLVDNEAHPTANGANTLSEQFAVTVVDDNGTTANANLDVNIVDDLPKGVDDSNAGTASEILLTLNGNVLTNDVQGADRVTTGPNAGPITAGTFTGTYGTLVLNANGTYTYTLNTSDADFKALHGNGNGTETFTYTITDADGDTSTANLVLNIHNNDDPVTISGLDVYGGELTVYEKNLSDGSNPNTPALTQNGTFTVTALDGLQTLDIGGIHVVVGGVAAGFPQSIVTPLGSTLTITGYNPTTGVVSYSYTLVDNEAHPNANGANSLTENFNVVATDGDGSTASGQINVNIVDDLPTAAPNTANAAEGSTVNISVLGNDVLGADGAAVGGAVVGVRAGGNTGTPASGGVGLNINGTYGYLTLDAAGNAVYHSNPNSVGEAGATDTFTYTIRDSDGDESTTTITINITDTSLKAVIDQDVTVYEKALDLNQDGQDLAAGTVTGSDPGNTGETAAGTLVGSVTGGIGGLTYSLVGSATGSYGQILLNANGTYTYTLTSAPKTSPNANDGPNTLSESFTYKATDAAGNSVTSTIIVNIVDDVPTAVASDRSVAAVEIDSNILIVLDISGSMADDSGVPGLSRLELAKQAISALLDKYDDLGDVKVQLVTFSSTASDRTSVWVDVATAKTLLAGLSAGGGTNYDAAVAMLQTAFNTSGKLTGAQNVGYFFSDGKPTTGQDIGASDEATLKAFLDANGIKNYAIGLGSGVSNANLNPIAYDGSTHTDNNAVVVTDLNQLNSVLSGTVVGAPVTGTLLEGGTFGADGGFIKTLTVDGTTYTFDPKGNTNQGSLTFSGGVNHGTFNTVNNSISIATNNGGTLVVNLDTGEYTYTSQKFTSVVITENIGFTVSDNDGDLASSTLTVKVIPNAAPVAVDDHIITNVMSGNIVVPGELLLANDTDADKDPLTASPTNFATGWVAKGADFTGTGAINFKGTNDTAANQNLADVRNAFAGNTAAMTALLVVSGYLGQVTGNNANDEDLITVKLKAGETLNLDHNLAAGHITMEYSLNGGAFIGIGDGETITASADGTYRIHITNIENTSGGNAKGDENYQLTMSVNYAGAHDSTPDAHGTYTASDNHGGSDTAAVTITYQDGHTLTGTAGDDVMVAGTGNNIINAGDGNDVLTAGTGNNELHGGAGNDLLFSGTGNDLLDGGTGIDTVNYTHATAGVTVDLSLLTPQNTGGAGTDTLTGIENLVGSNFNDALTGDNNSNVINGGLGDDILKGGGGDDFMIGGLGNNTLTGGAGADTFQWLKGNSGHDVVTDFTPGTDKLDLSQLLQGENSTTASLDDYLHFKVVGSGASVITSIDVSAMAGATPNQTIDLAGVDLASHYGVTPGAGGVVAGGHDTATIITGMLNDHSLKVDTV
- a CDS encoding DUF6124 family protein, whose amino-acid sequence is MFKITPNPPETDDVSPYESTDSKKLNNAVDRALDYYLKPVIPKDTPRKPSTIFFIAPETDDETLLVNACESLASASVMLSDFAGQLNGTQRHTLLGIQHSVMLGELAVNRMLDNVDPQG